Proteins co-encoded in one Saprospira grandis genomic window:
- a CDS encoding TonB-dependent receptor — MIKYSKSLCLALAVGLFAPSLKAQINDVGTELVKPFKAQLAESKKQEAQPLLPNLDTTAGQKLTYLVPERIVSVNYPEPNIRPLAMPVPKPPKSLNFYTKAGIGFPLSPLLELSYHNSNSDKLRFGATAKHHSSQGNLEDQVFGETSLNLQGDYFLSNGLAVGGALNMDLNNYRYYGYHQLLENLGDSLYPFAQDSSGLAEDSLKQRYLTVGANIHLFNAKSNKQEMNYRADLDLYNTTSYHGVGELNIRPRLVFEKWLGNSRSPQHRLFANAELLYSRYTTTDSSQSRSLAQLHAGADLNFGNFKSRLGARLGSNAGQFFVLPDIELSYAVLGGQFIPYAGWSGSIRENTLMQLSTYNPFLDTERLHWEHTQESRFYGGLKGKIKRLGYDFNVSYANLSQQPLFYNTAESNYLKFGLAYDTLSRLTVAADVELQIMEELYFKGALAFNNYSGGTAEVAYHLPVLESSFGLTYKKGNLEVGADLFVNAGVPYLPALATESETLGGLFDLNLNATYWLGKGEQQRFAFFVEGNNLLNNKYQRWYLYQQLGINGKIGVIAKF; from the coding sequence ATGATAAAATATAGTAAATCTCTTTGTTTAGCTTTGGCTGTTGGGCTGTTTGCCCCCAGCCTAAAGGCCCAAATCAATGATGTAGGGACCGAGCTAGTCAAACCCTTTAAGGCCCAATTGGCCGAAAGTAAAAAGCAGGAGGCTCAGCCTCTTTTACCCAATTTGGATACTACCGCTGGCCAAAAATTGACTTATTTGGTCCCCGAACGGATCGTCTCGGTTAATTATCCAGAACCCAATATCCGCCCACTGGCTATGCCCGTGCCTAAGCCCCCCAAAAGTCTCAACTTTTATACAAAGGCAGGCATTGGTTTCCCACTTTCCCCCTTGCTAGAACTCTCTTACCACAATAGCAATAGCGATAAACTTCGCTTTGGGGCTACAGCCAAACACCATAGCAGCCAAGGTAACTTAGAGGACCAAGTTTTTGGCGAAACTTCGCTAAATCTACAGGGCGATTATTTTCTGTCTAATGGCCTTGCTGTTGGCGGCGCCCTAAATATGGACCTCAATAATTATCGCTATTATGGCTACCACCAACTGCTCGAAAATCTAGGCGATAGCCTTTATCCCTTCGCTCAAGATAGCTCTGGCCTAGCCGAAGATAGCCTCAAACAGCGCTACCTTACGGTAGGGGCCAATATTCATCTCTTCAATGCCAAAAGCAATAAACAAGAGATGAACTATAGAGCCGATCTGGACCTCTATAATACTACTTCTTATCATGGCGTTGGCGAGCTCAATATCCGTCCCCGCCTTGTTTTTGAAAAATGGTTGGGCAATAGCCGCAGCCCCCAACATCGCCTCTTTGCCAATGCCGAGCTGCTGTATAGCCGCTATACCACCACCGATAGCAGCCAAAGCCGCAGCCTGGCCCAATTGCATGCTGGAGCCGACCTCAATTTTGGCAACTTTAAGAGCCGTTTGGGCGCCCGCTTAGGAAGCAATGCCGGACAGTTCTTCGTTTTGCCCGATATCGAGCTTAGCTATGCCGTTTTAGGGGGCCAATTTATTCCCTATGCAGGTTGGTCGGGCAGTATCCGTGAAAATACGCTTATGCAGCTTTCTACTTATAATCCTTTCTTGGATACAGAGCGCCTGCATTGGGAACATACCCAAGAAAGCCGCTTTTATGGGGGCCTCAAAGGGAAGATTAAGCGCCTAGGCTACGACTTTAATGTCTCTTATGCCAATTTGAGCCAACAACCCCTTTTCTATAATACCGCAGAAAGTAATTATCTGAAATTTGGTCTGGCCTATGATACGCTCAGCCGCCTAACTGTGGCCGCAGATGTGGAGCTTCAAATTATGGAGGAACTCTACTTTAAGGGCGCTTTGGCCTTCAATAATTATAGCGGCGGAACAGCTGAAGTAGCTTATCATCTGCCTGTTTTGGAGTCTAGCTTTGGCCTGACCTACAAAAAAGGTAATCTAGAAGTTGGGGCCGATCTCTTTGTCAATGCGGGCGTGCCTTATCTTCCCGCTTTGGCTACCGAAAGCGAAACCCTTGGCGGCTTGTTTGATCTTAACCTCAATGCTACTTATTGGCTCGGAAAAGGAGAGCAACAACGCTTTGCTTTCTTTGTAGAAGGCAATAATTTGCTCAATAATAAATACCAACGTTGGTACCTCTATCAGCAATTGGGCATCAATGGAAAAATTGGTGTAATCGCTAAGTTCTAA
- a CDS encoding RNA polymerase sigma factor, whose protein sequence is MDISIAALRAGDQRAYKALYEQAYWYCASYLLQQGAQEADAKATFNRALEIFWTKMQTPDFELSCQPKTYLYAVCRNLWLKQLRKQKKKPILQDEERLLQEPLPHLVQEEVYFLEEEEADPLLMTAMKALSSMKNTDCQKVLELYYFEKKSHREIEQIMGFADNYSKVKKNSCIKQLKKQLLRLLGQPKA, encoded by the coding sequence ATGGATATTTCAATTGCGGCCCTTCGGGCTGGAGACCAAAGGGCCTATAAAGCCCTCTATGAACAGGCCTATTGGTATTGTGCTAGTTATTTGCTCCAACAGGGCGCCCAAGAAGCCGATGCCAAAGCTACTTTTAATCGTGCCCTAGAGATTTTTTGGACCAAAATGCAAACGCCCGATTTCGAGCTCAGTTGCCAACCCAAAACCTATCTCTATGCCGTTTGTCGAAACCTCTGGCTCAAACAGCTCCGCAAACAAAAGAAAAAACCCATCCTCCAAGATGAGGAACGCCTGCTGCAAGAGCCCCTCCCCCATTTGGTCCAAGAAGAGGTCTACTTTTTAGAAGAAGAAGAGGCCGACCCCCTACTCATGACCGCCATGAAAGCCCTAAGCAGCATGAAGAATACCGATTGCCAAAAAGTGCTGGAGCTCTACTATTTTGAGAAGAAGTCGCATCGAGAAATTGAGCAAATTATGGGCTTTGCCGATAATTACTCTAAGGTGAAGAAAAATAGCTGTATCAAACAGCTCAAAAAACAATTGCTGCGCCTGCTGGGCCAGCCCAAAGCCTAA
- a CDS encoding cob(I)yrinic acid a,c-diamide adenosyltransferase gives MSFKIYTKTGDKGTTALWGGGRLPKYHLRIEAYGSLDELNANLGLLRDFCEQEEQRQQLLKIQERLFSLGTIMATAPEKAEKVKQPDVLPEDVLQLENWMDAMDEHLAPLKNFVLPGGHPQVSRANIARTVCRRAERLAVALNEEQALPAVVLQYLNRLSDYLFIFGRFAAHCHQAEEVLWKPRG, from the coding sequence ATGTCGTTTAAGATTTATACCAAAACTGGAGATAAAGGCACCACCGCACTTTGGGGCGGGGGCCGCCTACCCAAATACCATTTGAGAATTGAGGCCTATGGCAGCCTAGACGAGCTGAATGCGAACTTAGGATTGTTAAGAGATTTTTGCGAGCAGGAAGAACAGCGGCAGCAGCTTTTGAAGATTCAGGAGCGTTTGTTTAGCCTAGGGACCATCATGGCCACCGCCCCCGAAAAGGCCGAGAAGGTCAAGCAGCCCGATGTTTTGCCCGAGGATGTTTTGCAGCTCGAAAACTGGATGGATGCCATGGATGAACATTTGGCGCCCCTCAAAAATTTTGTTTTGCCAGGCGGGCACCCACAGGTGTCTCGGGCCAATATTGCCCGCACCGTTTGCCGCCGTGCCGAGCGCCTAGCCGTGGCCCTAAATGAAGAACAAGCCCTGCCTGCGGTGGTCTTGCAATACCTCAATCGCCTATCCGATTACCTCTTTATTTTTGGCCGCTTTGCCGCCCATTGCCATCAGGCGGAAGAAGTACTTTGGAAGCCAAGAGGCTGA
- a CDS encoding OmpA family protein: MMKATYFFFLLLFCSLSLRAQPLSKSAKEHMEDAEYYFNNAKYEAAAASLKQAIKQKPNFAAAQRLLGVVAKETGDYETARMAYERLFKQNPLLSRSAYFEAAELQMKAYNYSKALEYFELYKYADPKNYSIKEEGAARNYDAYLDRNIKSCEYAIEMEYTGSTGKAELLPGMANSKFDEFLPTLRANGDMLLYTSNRSGDEDILMLRKNEKGEWKSPKSIGPAINTPYNEGMAKFTVCGRRIFFAACAWENVQGGCDIYVAEYDSENEIVDSVGPAVGLNSEAWDSQPSISCDGYKMYFVSTREGGFGGSDIWMAELMADGRWGVPENLGPKINTEGDEEAPFIAPDGQTLYFVSDGHPGLGEADAFRTLLLENGEWSRPVNMGEGVNSPFREAGIVVSPDGEYAYFSSDRPEGKGGLDLYSCHIPAAMAPAVEHVFLDGYLYDEATAEPLAGARVRLRNEGENIGVFETDKAGRFFLCLPSGASYSYIISKEGYDNFIGADYFERAAGEAIKRIDVQLTPNGKIPEEEPVMAEPPKPRLRKNLSVYFETGKYDLSELQKEQIQKLLEQFEDPESLKIQVTGFADDVGDKEFNLPLSQKRAGYVTKFMKELGITSAQITTDGRGVIESNMAKHQKRKVEIIILNR, encoded by the coding sequence ATGATGAAAGCTACATACTTCTTTTTTTTGCTGCTCTTCTGTAGCCTCAGTCTTAGGGCCCAGCCCCTGAGCAAATCGGCCAAAGAACATATGGAAGATGCCGAATACTATTTTAATAATGCCAAATATGAGGCGGCTGCAGCTAGTCTAAAGCAAGCGATTAAGCAAAAGCCCAACTTTGCTGCGGCTCAGCGCTTGTTGGGGGTGGTGGCCAAAGAAACAGGCGATTATGAAACGGCAAGAATGGCCTATGAGCGGCTCTTTAAGCAAAATCCGCTTTTGTCTAGATCTGCCTATTTTGAGGCCGCCGAACTACAGATGAAGGCCTATAATTATAGTAAAGCCTTAGAGTACTTTGAGCTCTACAAATATGCAGACCCCAAAAACTATAGCATCAAAGAAGAGGGGGCTGCCCGCAACTATGATGCGTATTTGGACCGAAACATTAAGAGCTGCGAATATGCTATAGAAATGGAATATACGGGCTCTACGGGCAAGGCCGAGCTTTTGCCCGGCATGGCCAACTCCAAATTTGATGAGTTTTTACCCACCTTGCGGGCCAATGGCGATATGCTCCTTTATACCTCCAACCGCTCGGGAGATGAAGATATTTTGATGCTGCGCAAAAACGAGAAGGGCGAATGGAAATCGCCAAAATCTATTGGGCCAGCCATCAATACACCTTATAATGAAGGCATGGCCAAGTTTACAGTTTGTGGTCGACGGATTTTCTTTGCCGCCTGTGCCTGGGAAAATGTGCAGGGCGGCTGCGATATTTATGTGGCCGAATATGATAGCGAAAATGAAATTGTAGATAGCGTGGGGCCAGCAGTAGGCCTAAATAGCGAAGCCTGGGACTCTCAGCCCTCTATTAGTTGCGATGGCTATAAAATGTACTTTGTCTCTACTCGAGAGGGGGGCTTTGGCGGTAGCGATATCTGGATGGCCGAGCTAATGGCCGATGGCCGCTGGGGCGTTCCCGAAAACCTTGGACCAAAAATCAATACCGAAGGAGATGAAGAAGCCCCTTTTATTGCTCCAGATGGCCAAACCCTCTACTTTGTGTCTGATGGACATCCGGGATTGGGCGAAGCCGATGCTTTTCGGACCTTATTATTAGAAAATGGTGAGTGGTCTAGACCAGTAAATATGGGCGAGGGCGTCAATTCTCCTTTCCGTGAGGCCGGCATTGTGGTCTCTCCTGATGGCGAGTATGCCTACTTTTCTTCTGACCGACCAGAAGGAAAAGGGGGCTTGGACCTTTATAGCTGCCATATTCCCGCTGCTATGGCTCCTGCTGTAGAGCATGTATTTTTGGATGGCTACCTCTATGATGAGGCCACCGCCGAACCTTTGGCTGGGGCTAGAGTTCGCCTGAGAAATGAAGGCGAAAACATTGGGGTTTTTGAAACGGATAAGGCGGGCCGATTTTTCCTTTGTTTGCCTAGTGGAGCTTCTTACTCCTATATTATTTCTAAAGAGGGCTATGATAACTTTATTGGGGCCGATTACTTTGAGCGAGCGGCAGGGGAGGCCATCAAGCGAATAGATGTGCAACTGACTCCCAACGGAAAAATCCCTGAAGAAGAGCCCGTAATGGCCGAGCCGCCCAAGCCTCGTTTGCGCAAAAACTTATCGGTCTACTTTGAGACCGGAAAATATGATTTGAGCGAGTTGCAAAAAGAGCAAATACAAAAACTACTAGAGCAATTTGAAGATCCAGAAAGTCTAAAAATTCAGGTAACAGGCTTTGCCGATGATGTGGGGGATAAGGAGTTCAATCTACCCCTTTCGCAGAAGCGGGCGGGTTATGTCACCAAGTTTATGAAGGAGCTGGGCATCACAAGCGCCCAAATTACAACTGATGGCCGAGGCGTAATAGAAAGTAATATGGCCAAGCATCAAAAACGAAAGGTAGAGATCATCATCCTCAACCGTTAG
- a CDS encoding CopD family protein produces MFDTPWLYNLGKVIHFIGLISWFAALFYLPRLFIYHTEALERPEAERGILTEQYAIMQRRLYHIIMTPAMFITFLGGSMMLIYYGWDWFVANIWMHWKLGFIVLLLGYHYYSKGIMQRLARNEFVMSSAKFRMYNEIATLLLLAIVLLAVYKSRTDFLIAFLSLIAFGISLMIGIKAYKRYREQKGEV; encoded by the coding sequence ATGTTTGATACGCCATGGCTCTATAACTTGGGTAAAGTTATTCACTTTATTGGGCTCATTAGCTGGTTTGCGGCCCTATTTTACCTGCCTCGTCTATTTATTTATCATACCGAGGCTTTGGAGCGGCCCGAGGCAGAGCGGGGAATTTTGACGGAGCAATACGCCATTATGCAGCGCCGATTGTATCATATTATTATGACGCCGGCCATGTTTATTACCTTTTTGGGGGGCAGCATGATGCTCATTTATTATGGTTGGGATTGGTTTGTGGCCAATATCTGGATGCACTGGAAGCTGGGATTTATTGTGCTTTTGCTTGGCTATCATTATTACAGCAAGGGCATTATGCAGCGTTTGGCCCGCAATGAATTTGTGATGAGTTCGGCCAAATTTAGGATGTACAATGAGATTGCCACCCTCTTGCTCTTGGCCATTGTTTTGTTGGCCGTTTATAAAAGTAGAACTGATTTTTTGATTGCCTTTTTGAGTTTGATTGCCTTTGGAATAAGCCTGATGATAGGCATTAAGGCCTATAAGCGCTATCGAGAGCAAAAGGGAGAAGTATAG
- a CDS encoding AAA domain-containing protein encodes MQKKATEAQFFFSQLLKLQQVEQPLGAKYQALDALLVQLFLQLTEKERLHFSDRSARIAFLSHKEDLSRSVQWRIYQIIKRAKWIRRKELEPTAGQYASALKTVAFAIAALCHVPLPEELRAYLPSDEEEEQEDRNPFPIKEGIIEELKVVVLQIDAEQELIICQPYGEDYTDQLRLRYNVPEINAQFNSTIELMQDHFPAGAILQLLQVLVEESGILLPKRIILEPDYLVDVTSIAECFQPQGASPYLFLLKKFSAYENSLPLMLGNIANRFLDLLSKNPKLSFQEEFKKLFSLNPLGFADFKDTDIRKTYHEAKNHFINLQHIILNEFPKQGIERERILLEPSFYSALYGIQGRLDLWQPPAEGDDKALIVELKSGKTFMPNKYNLNHNHYVQTLLYGLLTKSVYPSYKSLAHILYSKLQEKPLRLAPSTQFKEDEALALRNQMVMMERQLAQLDQKSLEEYGLLHQLGPAIMPKASGYTARGLEEFEACFSKLSELERRYFIAFCSFIAKEQILAKTGVEGNERANGQAGLWLSERADKDEHFELLAGLELLENNSEQEPPILRFKRTENTNPLANFRQGDIAILYPEMGQDDNVLKHQIFKGSISQINAEELCFKLYSPQCSGSVFEAAKSWSLEHDMLDKGFTVQYQSLFKFMNFHPAKRQLLLGQRAPQKSSAPQNRSFMQPYLGEDQKRILNKALDAQDYFLLVGPPGTGKTKFMLAQMVEYLHRNSQENILLLAYTNRAVDEICEAIEEVGIDDYLRMGSRYSCDPRFEHRMFSVQTEALASRKDLRATIDKHRVFVSTVSSMLNRPLLLKLKQFNTVIIDEASQILEPMLLGLLPHFQRFVLIGDHKQLPAVVLQDKEQSAVKDELLQSIGLRNRRNSLFERLFEQAQKEGWTHCYDQLQHQGRMHAEIARFPSQFFYDNKLLELPEDNPIGDWQQQPLPFRPMPQASALEQLLAQHRLLFIPSQSDYQGNSKTNEEEAIRVGELVHAFRNLYEQQGGGFAPEDLGIITPFRAQIAQIRHVLAQYNMGYEQCTIDTVERYQGGARKIILLSLAINMSYQLPAIVSLSDDEQVDRKLNVALTRARQQLVVLGNPKLLANDPRYAALMAWIKERGGYFTP; translated from the coding sequence ATGCAAAAAAAAGCAACAGAAGCGCAGTTCTTCTTTTCTCAACTGCTCAAGCTACAGCAAGTAGAGCAACCTTTGGGGGCCAAATATCAGGCATTAGATGCCCTTTTGGTCCAGCTATTTTTACAATTGACCGAAAAAGAGCGCCTACATTTTAGTGATCGCTCGGCACGGATTGCCTTTTTATCTCATAAGGAGGACCTCAGTCGCTCGGTTCAATGGCGCATTTACCAAATTATTAAGCGGGCCAAATGGATCCGCAGAAAAGAGCTGGAGCCTACGGCTGGCCAATACGCCTCGGCCCTAAAGACCGTGGCCTTTGCCATTGCAGCCCTTTGTCATGTTCCTTTGCCCGAAGAATTGCGGGCCTATTTGCCCAGCGATGAGGAAGAAGAGCAGGAAGACCGCAACCCCTTCCCTATTAAAGAAGGCATTATTGAGGAGCTCAAAGTGGTGGTTTTGCAAATAGATGCCGAGCAAGAGCTCATCATCTGCCAACCTTATGGAGAGGACTATACCGACCAGCTCAGGCTGCGTTATAATGTGCCCGAAATCAATGCGCAGTTTAACTCGACCATTGAGCTGATGCAAGATCATTTTCCCGCTGGGGCCATTTTGCAATTGCTGCAAGTCTTGGTAGAAGAATCGGGAATTTTGCTGCCCAAGCGCATCATCTTAGAGCCCGACTACCTGGTTGATGTGACCAGCATTGCCGAATGTTTTCAGCCACAGGGCGCTTCGCCCTACCTCTTTTTGCTCAAAAAGTTTTCGGCCTATGAAAATAGCCTACCTTTGATGCTGGGAAATATTGCCAACCGCTTTTTGGACCTCTTGAGCAAGAACCCCAAGCTGAGCTTTCAGGAAGAATTTAAGAAGCTCTTTAGCCTTAATCCCTTGGGCTTTGCCGACTTTAAGGATACCGATATTCGCAAGACCTATCATGAGGCCAAAAACCACTTTATCAACCTTCAGCATATTATCCTCAATGAGTTTCCCAAGCAGGGCATCGAGCGAGAGCGCATTTTGTTAGAGCCCTCTTTTTACTCTGCCCTTTATGGGATTCAGGGACGTTTGGACCTTTGGCAGCCGCCAGCAGAAGGCGATGATAAGGCATTGATTGTGGAATTGAAGAGTGGCAAAACCTTTATGCCCAATAAGTACAACCTCAATCATAATCACTATGTACAGACCTTGCTCTATGGATTGCTGACCAAATCGGTTTATCCTAGCTATAAGAGTTTGGCCCACATTCTTTACTCCAAATTGCAAGAAAAACCGCTGCGTCTAGCCCCTAGCACGCAGTTTAAGGAGGATGAAGCCTTGGCCCTTCGCAACCAGATGGTGATGATGGAGCGACAGCTGGCCCAATTGGACCAAAAATCACTGGAAGAATATGGCCTTTTGCATCAGTTAGGGCCTGCCATTATGCCCAAAGCTAGCGGCTATACCGCCAGAGGATTGGAAGAATTTGAGGCCTGCTTTTCTAAGCTAAGCGAGCTAGAACGCCGCTACTTTATTGCCTTTTGTAGCTTTATTGCCAAAGAACAAATTTTGGCCAAAACAGGAGTAGAAGGAAATGAACGCGCCAATGGACAAGCGGGGCTATGGCTAAGCGAAAGAGCCGATAAAGACGAACATTTTGAGCTTTTGGCGGGACTAGAACTACTAGAAAACAATAGCGAGCAAGAACCCCCTATTCTCCGCTTTAAGCGAACGGAAAATACCAACCCCTTGGCCAATTTCAGACAGGGCGATATTGCTATTTTGTATCCCGAAATGGGCCAGGATGACAATGTCTTGAAGCATCAGATTTTTAAGGGCTCTATTTCTCAAATCAATGCCGAAGAGCTTTGTTTCAAGCTTTACTCTCCCCAATGTAGCGGCAGCGTTTTTGAGGCGGCCAAAAGCTGGAGCTTAGAACACGATATGCTCGATAAGGGCTTTACGGTTCAGTATCAATCGCTCTTCAAATTCATGAATTTCCATCCGGCCAAGCGACAGCTTTTATTGGGCCAAAGGGCCCCGCAAAAAAGCAGCGCTCCCCAAAATCGGAGCTTTATGCAGCCCTATTTGGGCGAAGACCAAAAGAGGATCCTCAACAAGGCCTTGGATGCCCAAGACTACTTTTTGTTGGTAGGCCCTCCGGGCACGGGCAAAACCAAGTTCATGCTGGCCCAAATGGTCGAATATCTCCACCGAAACAGCCAAGAAAACATCTTGCTTTTGGCCTATACCAACCGAGCTGTAGATGAAATTTGCGAAGCCATTGAGGAAGTGGGTATTGATGATTATCTGCGGATGGGCAGCCGCTATTCTTGCGATCCTCGCTTTGAACATCGGATGTTTTCGGTGCAAACAGAAGCCCTAGCTAGCCGCAAAGATCTGCGAGCGACCATCGACAAGCATCGGGTATTTGTCTCTACGGTTTCTAGCATGCTCAACCGTCCGCTTTTGCTCAAGCTCAAGCAATTTAATACCGTCATTATTGATGAGGCATCACAGATTTTGGAGCCCATGTTGCTCGGTTTGCTTCCGCATTTTCAGCGCTTTGTGCTTATTGGCGACCATAAGCAGTTGCCGGCGGTAGTTTTGCAGGACAAAGAGCAGTCGGCGGTTAAAGATGAGTTGCTCCAAAGCATTGGCTTGCGCAATCGCCGCAACTCCCTCTTTGAGCGCTTGTTTGAGCAGGCCCAAAAAGAAGGCTGGACCCATTGCTACGATCAATTGCAGCATCAGGGGCGGATGCATGCCGAAATTGCCCGCTTTCCCAGCCAATTTTTCTATGATAATAAGTTGTTGGAACTACCAGAAGACAATCCGATTGGCGACTGGCAGCAGCAGCCCCTACCCTTCCGTCCGATGCCCCAGGCCTCTGCTTTGGAGCAGCTTTTGGCCCAACATCGTCTGCTCTTTATTCCTAGTCAATCGGATTATCAGGGCAACAGCAAAACCAATGAGGAAGAAGCCATTCGGGTGGGCGAATTGGTCCATGCTTTTCGGAATTTATACGAGCAGCAGGGCGGCGGTTTTGCCCCAGAGGACCTTGGCATCATCACGCCTTTTCGGGCGCAGATTGCCCAGATTCGCCATGTTTTGGCCCAATATAATATGGGTTATGAGCAGTGTACCATTGATACGGTGGAGCGGTATCAGGGCGGGGCGCGCAAAATCATTCTCTTGTCTTTGGCCATCAATATGAGTTATCAATTGCCGGCCATTGTTTCTCTTTCCGATGATGAGCAGGTAGACCGCAAGCTCAATGTGGCCCTTACTCGAGCTCGGCAGCAGCTGGTGGTTTTGGGCAATCCCAAGCTATTGGCCAATGATCCTCGTTATGCGGCCCTAATGGCCTGGATTAAGGAGCGGGGCGGCTATTTTACGCCTTAG